In one Brevibacillus choshinensis genomic region, the following are encoded:
- a CDS encoding TetR/AcrR family transcriptional regulator — protein sequence MSVKISLREKKKAKTKLDLLQASLDLSGERSFRRVLVEDICQQADVSKVTFFKFFPQKEDLLIYFMSVWQAQCYLELVDSGKRGWEAVRYIFGKVTEDAAKHPGIMLSLISFLSEQKMHPWVPKLSETELWLLFPERETTAGVEEVTLDRIFQRCVKEVREDGELVAHLTEHEAVVLLFSIFYGAYLSAHLFRSTDYMAYYEMHLKLLIR from the coding sequence ATGAGCGTGAAGATATCGTTGCGAGAAAAGAAAAAGGCGAAGACCAAGCTCGATTTGCTACAAGCCAGTCTGGACTTGAGCGGAGAGCGTTCCTTTCGAAGGGTACTCGTGGAGGACATCTGTCAGCAGGCGGACGTTTCGAAAGTCACCTTCTTCAAGTTCTTTCCCCAAAAAGAGGATCTGCTCATTTACTTCATGAGCGTGTGGCAGGCACAGTGCTATCTGGAGCTCGTGGATTCAGGCAAACGGGGATGGGAGGCAGTACGCTACATCTTTGGCAAAGTGACGGAGGATGCCGCGAAGCACCCGGGGATCATGCTCAGTCTGATCAGCTTTTTGTCAGAGCAAAAAATGCATCCTTGGGTACCCAAGCTCTCAGAAACCGAGCTCTGGCTACTGTTTCCCGAACGAGAAACAACAGCAGGAGTAGAAGAGGTTACATTGGATCGTATTTTTCAACGATGCGTGAAAGAGGTTCGAGAAGATGGAGAGCTAGTTGCACACCTAACGGAACATGAGGCGGTGGTACTGCTGTTTTCTATCTTTTACGGGGCCTATTTATCTGCCCATCTTTTTCGCTCTACGGATTACATGGCGTATTACGAGATGCACCTCAAACTTTTGATCAGGTAG
- a CDS encoding DUF4188 domain-containing protein: MAKVVPGRFTAQLEGPFVVLIIGMRVNRLLAVHKWVPVATAMGGMLKELYEHPELGFLGSTAHFNMREITQIQYWRSYEHLENYARNSHNHLSAWRKFNQSVGTDGTVGIFHETYLVEAGKYECIYGNMPVWGLAKAGEHLPAVGKRETSRRRLGGDNEPAVPTPSQ, translated from the coding sequence GTGGCAAAAGTAGTACCAGGAAGATTCACGGCACAGTTGGAGGGCCCTTTTGTCGTTTTGATTATCGGTATGCGCGTAAACCGTTTGTTGGCCGTTCATAAATGGGTACCGGTCGCTACTGCCATGGGGGGCATGCTCAAAGAGCTGTATGAGCATCCCGAACTTGGATTTTTGGGGAGTACGGCGCATTTCAATATGCGTGAAATTACGCAAATCCAGTATTGGCGATCCTACGAGCACCTGGAAAACTACGCGAGAAACAGTCACAATCACTTGAGTGCCTGGAGGAAGTTCAATCAATCAGTAGGAACGGATGGAACCGTCGGAATTTTTCACGAGACGTATCTAGTGGAAGCGGGAAAATACGAGTGCATCTATGGAAACATGCCTGTCTGGGGATTGGCCAAGGCAGGTGAACATCTTCCTGCAGTTGGTAAGAGAGAGACGTCGCGGCGACGCTTGGGAGGAGACAATGAGCCTGCTGTGCCGACACCTTCGCAATGA